Proteins from a single region of Nitrososphaerota archaeon:
- a CDS encoding cupin domain-containing protein — protein sequence MRKFTIESGGSIPRHYHPDIEHEQYVLRGRYEVGIGNEVHEVKAGDSVFIPKGVFHWYRNTGKGDAEFLCIVPKTEKYESVYEEEEPK from the coding sequence ATGCGGAAGTTCACCATCGAGTCCGGAGGGAGCATCCCAAGGCATTACCACCCTGACATCGAACACGAACAGTACGTCCTGAGGGGGAGATACGAAGTGGGGATTGGGAACGAAGTCCACGAAGTGAAGGCCGGGGACTCGGTCTTCATCCCAAAGGGGGTCTTTCATTGGTACAGGAACACCGGGAAGGGGGACGCAGAGTTCCTCTGCATTGTCCCCAAGACAGAGAAGTACGAGTCAGTCTACGAGGAAGAAGAACCCAAGTAG
- a CDS encoding rhomboid family intramembrane serine protease, producing MELSTQGRNLTAAVVGGLVVGTALAFVTLDGIPLTVLLLQYNGLVAAGWVWQLVTSIIVAPPTWQGAVDVGFNAMALLWLDGFFSLAYSKNQYYGVFLLTAVAGNIASLANGPRELSFGASGGIFGLLAGVITFDLATNRRLNLALIAWFTVVFVFSSFLFARVDWLAHVGGALVGLALGYAVGVRRRSEETSSQ from the coding sequence TTGGAGCTCTCAACGCAGGGACGGAACCTCACCGCTGCCGTCGTCGGCGGGCTGGTGGTCGGGACGGCCCTGGCCTTTGTAACATTAGACGGCATTCCCCTGACCGTACTCCTCCTCCAGTACAATGGGCTGGTGGCGGCGGGATGGGTGTGGCAGCTGGTCACGTCGATAATCGTGGCACCCCCGACATGGCAGGGCGCGGTCGACGTGGGGTTCAACGCCATGGCGCTGCTCTGGCTCGACGGGTTCTTTTCTCTGGCATATAGCAAGAACCAGTACTACGGCGTCTTCTTATTGACAGCCGTCGCGGGGAACATTGCGAGTCTGGCTAACGGGCCCAGAGAGCTCAGCTTCGGAGCTTCGGGCGGGATCTTCGGGCTCCTCGCAGGAGTCATAACGTTCGACCTGGCCACAAACCGGAGGCTCAACCTCGCTCTCATCGCCTGGTTCACAGTCGTCTTCGTCTTCAGCAGTTTTCTTTTCGCGCGCGTGGACTGGCTCGCCCACGTCGGAGGGGCGCTCGTCGGCCTGGCGTTAGGATATGCGGTGGGTGTCCGGAGAAGATCGGAAGAGACGAGTTCTCAGTAG
- a CDS encoding thermopsin family protease, with translation MSILTVGGSRCISLLLLPLLLHVPVLAPPVLPSGLTESPVILSSGYYVYFPIDAYMNGTVVSYSLTSNASVTTAFLTSTQLAEFGSGQVFSSMAYHNGSSDSQTLQVTAGSYDILVYAYDDGVNATLSLTVYPNNPLGLGPLAPPEPSGIATYGIANQSGTDTPYAVASTDVVGVAVVSALDAYNATAGSVGANPSGATLQLNSMLVVDERGGGSQVYWCQNTPDFVTATSQVALADNVWNSSVSGFLSNESVTSEGGGGYVSVLQQQGATEYYYAYEKSNYTYSLPLAIALFVNATAVPGTGVLVQFGAQMSGVVRTDWFDNVTIHDPSVTDAYFFTAGNYTTPTGTFYDTELVFGGEGGGESTMFTRLSAGLGLYYANGTSTYLNAFPSYFSFGQDTAESAGDIAVQYLGEGRAEVSVGTPDYTYLGAASGTFSLQAVEALLASPGTNSTVLSESSSSTVGSGIPEFPYQLAGVAIFAALVSLSYLRARRKIIYSPNGLRTSNQKEVHQGT, from the coding sequence ATGAGCATCTTGACCGTGGGGGGGAGCCGATGCATCTCGCTTCTGCTCCTTCCCCTCCTCTTGCATGTCCCCGTCCTTGCCCCGCCAGTGCTACCATCAGGATTGACCGAGAGCCCGGTCATCCTTTCCTCCGGGTACTATGTCTACTTCCCCATAGATGCCTACATGAACGGGACCGTGGTCAGCTATTCTCTGACGAGCAACGCGAGCGTCACCACTGCCTTCTTGACGTCTACTCAGCTCGCTGAGTTCGGTTCCGGGCAGGTCTTCAGCTCCATGGCCTATCATAACGGCTCGAGCGACTCCCAGACTTTACAGGTCACCGCCGGCTCCTATGACATACTCGTCTATGCGTATGACGACGGCGTCAACGCGACCCTGTCGCTGACGGTCTACCCCAACAACCCGTTGGGGCTCGGGCCCCTCGCTCCTCCAGAGCCATCGGGTATAGCGACTTACGGGATTGCGAACCAGTCGGGGACCGACACACCCTATGCAGTAGCCTCGACCGATGTGGTGGGGGTCGCTGTCGTATCCGCCCTGGATGCGTACAACGCCACGGCCGGGTCCGTAGGAGCGAACCCGTCGGGAGCGACTTTGCAATTGAACTCGATGCTGGTCGTGGACGAACGGGGAGGCGGGAGCCAGGTCTACTGGTGCCAGAATACCCCAGACTTCGTTACTGCGACGTCACAGGTAGCTCTTGCCGACAATGTCTGGAACTCCAGCGTCAGCGGCTTTCTCTCGAATGAATCCGTCACATCGGAGGGAGGGGGCGGGTATGTGTCGGTACTCCAGCAGCAGGGAGCCACTGAATACTACTACGCCTATGAGAAATCCAACTATACTTACTCGCTCCCACTAGCGATTGCGCTCTTCGTAAACGCGACTGCCGTTCCGGGGACCGGGGTCCTAGTGCAGTTTGGGGCGCAGATGAGTGGTGTGGTGAGGACAGACTGGTTCGATAACGTCACGATTCACGACCCATCGGTCACCGACGCCTACTTCTTCACTGCCGGAAACTACACAACCCCAACCGGCACCTTCTACGATACGGAGTTGGTCTTTGGGGGAGAGGGAGGAGGAGAGTCTACCATGTTCACCCGGTTGTCGGCGGGCCTCGGGCTGTACTATGCTAACGGCACCTCCACATACCTGAACGCGTTCCCATCGTATTTCAGCTTCGGCCAAGACACAGCCGAGTCCGCGGGGGACATCGCTGTTCAGTACCTGGGAGAAGGCAGGGCAGAGGTATCTGTGGGGACCCCCGATTATACCTACCTTGGGGCGGCTTCGGGGACGTTCTCCCTCCAGGCGGTGGAGGCGCTCCTCGCGTCTCCGGGGACCAATTCTACCGTGTTGTCGGAGTCGAGTTCTTCCACCGTAGGAAGTGGAATCCCCGAGTTCCCCTACCAACTCGCGGGCGTCGCGATATTCGCAGCCCTGGTTTCCCTCTCCTATCTCAGAGCCAGGAGGAAAATCATCTACTCGCCAAACGGCCTCCGGACTTCCAACCAGAAGGAGGTTCATCAAGGGACATGA
- a CDS encoding HNH endonuclease, which translates to MPPPRDRWIENRRHVRNYPHRRSVHIPRSTLKSLPRVCAACGQSDEGQLVVDHVNRDSLDNRRRNLRVLCRSCHRDKTPVDSPFRGFVEYDARRADQAKRSCFVLG; encoded by the coding sequence ATGCCCCCGCCAAGGGACAGGTGGATTGAAAACCGCCGCCACGTCAGGAACTACCCTCATCGCAGGTCGGTCCACATCCCGCGGTCGACCTTGAAATCGCTTCCGAGGGTCTGTGCGGCCTGCGGCCAATCAGACGAGGGGCAGTTGGTGGTAGACCACGTCAATAGAGACTCTCTCGACAACAGACGGCGGAACCTCCGGGTCCTTTGCCGGAGTTGCCATAGAGACAAGACGCCAGTTGATTCTCCATTCAGAGGGTTTGTCGAATACGACGCCCGGAGGGCTGACCAAGCGAAGCGCTCTTGCTTCGTACTGGGATGA
- a CDS encoding DNA replication complex GINS family protein, with the protein MPEATLDRLRRTLDSENQSTGLLPLSGDFYSEVSEYSQKLKRSAGAGASEVAVRLAATQTRLIESMVSQLLKVRTRKAMKQNAVLQLLPEERYVCSAEQRFQRRFQTLVDAVSSGQPSFVEFAHATENQRNVTVRFVRHVNELVGLDMRRYGPFDAEDVASIPAASADILIAGGDAVEILTRDDV; encoded by the coding sequence ATGCCTGAGGCCACCCTCGACCGTCTGAGAAGGACCCTCGACTCGGAGAACCAGTCGACTGGGCTCTTACCCCTCTCCGGGGACTTCTACTCAGAGGTCTCCGAGTACAGCCAGAAGCTCAAGAGGTCGGCGGGGGCGGGGGCCTCCGAGGTCGCCGTCAGGCTGGCCGCCACCCAGACTAGGCTCATCGAGTCGATGGTGAGCCAGCTCCTAAAGGTGAGGACGAGAAAGGCTATGAAACAGAACGCAGTCCTGCAGCTCCTCCCCGAGGAGAGGTATGTGTGCTCAGCAGAGCAGAGATTCCAGAGGCGTTTCCAGACCCTGGTAGATGCCGTCTCTTCCGGCCAGCCGTCCTTCGTCGAGTTCGCTCACGCGACCGAGAACCAGAGGAACGTAACCGTGAGGTTCGTCAGACACGTCAACGAGCTGGTGGGTCTCGACATGAGACGCTACGGGCCCTTCGACGCAGAAGACGTGGCTTCCATCCCCGCGGCCAGTGCCGACATCCTGATAGCGGGAGGAGACGCCGTGGAAATCCTTACCAGAGACGACGTCTGA
- a CDS encoding amidohydrolase family protein, which produces MSILIIKGRAFDGKVLHPHIEVKVDTEKGVVLEFGERGSVEEPRGAKKMEIEDITIIPGLMDAHVHFYSSKGQGVNDWAMVPDALAVLRGAGDLKRLLHAGFTAVRDLGTKGGVYLAQAVAEGSIEGPEVVSCSRALALTGGDDDPPAFPLKLAQELASYSYFCDGPWECRRAVRMVARDGGKVVKFYASGAFSRGVKVKPNFTEEETRAIVDESKRLGLKVAAHAYGEEAIERAVACGVDSIEHGLGLTEALASEMSRKGTYYVPTLVTYSNPAYKNKYNEMVKRHLSDDMTVAKEKGVKVVMGSDIVGDAARPHGRNFEEIAEEAKFLGNREALVAATSRAAECMGLEDAGVLKPGYRADLVLVKGNPLKDIRALSPEAVVRVMKAGKFL; this is translated from the coding sequence TTGTCGATCCTCATCATCAAGGGGAGGGCGTTCGATGGGAAGGTTCTCCATCCCCACATCGAGGTCAAGGTAGACACAGAGAAAGGGGTGGTGCTCGAGTTCGGAGAGAGGGGTTCGGTGGAGGAGCCCAGAGGTGCGAAGAAGATGGAGATAGAAGACATCACCATCATACCGGGGCTGATGGACGCCCACGTCCACTTCTACTCCTCCAAAGGCCAGGGGGTCAACGACTGGGCGATGGTCCCCGACGCGCTCGCCGTCCTCCGGGGGGCAGGAGACCTAAAGAGGCTCCTGCATGCCGGTTTTACAGCCGTCCGCGATCTGGGAACGAAGGGAGGGGTCTATCTGGCGCAGGCGGTGGCAGAGGGATCTATCGAGGGCCCTGAAGTCGTGTCCTGCTCCAGGGCGCTGGCTCTGACAGGAGGGGACGACGACCCGCCTGCTTTTCCTCTGAAACTGGCACAGGAGCTCGCGTCGTACTCATATTTCTGCGACGGCCCCTGGGAGTGCCGGAGGGCGGTCAGGATGGTGGCGAGGGACGGTGGGAAGGTCGTGAAGTTCTATGCGTCGGGAGCCTTCTCCCGCGGAGTGAAAGTCAAGCCGAACTTCACAGAAGAAGAGACCCGCGCCATCGTAGACGAGTCGAAGCGGCTTGGGCTCAAGGTCGCGGCCCACGCTTACGGGGAGGAGGCGATAGAGAGGGCGGTCGCCTGCGGGGTCGATTCCATCGAGCACGGGCTAGGGCTTACGGAAGCACTCGCCTCGGAGATGAGCAGGAAGGGGACTTACTACGTCCCTACGCTGGTGACCTACTCCAATCCCGCCTACAAGAACAAGTACAACGAGATGGTGAAAAGGCACCTGTCCGACGACATGACGGTCGCCAAGGAGAAGGGGGTGAAGGTCGTGATGGGGTCTGACATAGTGGGGGACGCGGCGAGACCGCACGGGCGGAACTTCGAGGAAATCGCCGAGGAGGCGAAGTTCCTTGGGAACAGGGAAGCCCTGGTGGCGGCAACGTCGAGGGCGGCCGAGTGCATGGGGCTGGAGGACGCGGGGGTGCTCAAACCAGGGTACCGGGCGGACTTGGTGTTGGTCAAGGGGAATCCCCTGAAGGACATCCGAGCTCTGTCCCCGGAGGCAGTCGTCAGGGTGATGAAAGCAGGGAAGTTCCTCTAG
- a CDS encoding acetamidase/formamidase family protein, with protein sequence MQSPPGIQWSTGLSRSRTACRPCAGRRKSFRSSETTASSGAEDKESVSPGTGVESHRVGRDKVHYLWSRDHRPVLRIVPGDEVAFEINDVSSWQVTRDSVAERPRFDQSKLYPLSGPVHVEGAEPGDTLLVDVLGVENDDFGWSIILPGEGLLEEFQEPYLYKWNLVRKDYALFEKGIKVPLRPFCGVMGVAPPEHGAWAVMPPGKHGGNLDIKHLTTGSRLELPVWVDGALFSTGDLHAAMGDGEVCVSAIESAGRARFRFGLAKETGLRWPRYYSKGEQQSKRGYYVTTGIGPDLMTASKSAVRGMIDHLIGAYDIRREEAYILCSVAADLKIHEVVDAPNWVVGASIPLDIFP encoded by the coding sequence ATGCAATCTCCCCCGGGAATTCAATGGTCGACCGGCCTTTCTCGAAGTAGAACTGCTTGTAGGCCATGCGCAGGAAGGCGGAAGTCTTTTCGTTCATCCGAAACGACTGCATCATCAGGCGCGGAAGATAAAGAATCCGTGTCGCCGGGGACAGGCGTGGAGAGCCACAGGGTCGGAAGAGACAAGGTCCACTATCTCTGGAGCCGAGATCACAGACCGGTCCTCCGGATTGTCCCCGGGGATGAGGTCGCCTTCGAGATAAACGACGTCAGCTCCTGGCAGGTGACCAGGGACTCCGTCGCCGAAAGACCAAGGTTCGACCAGTCCAAGCTCTATCCCCTGTCAGGACCAGTGCACGTCGAGGGGGCTGAGCCCGGGGACACCCTCCTGGTGGACGTTCTTGGGGTAGAGAACGACGACTTTGGGTGGTCCATCATACTTCCCGGGGAAGGACTCCTCGAGGAGTTCCAGGAACCGTACCTGTACAAATGGAATCTCGTCCGGAAAGACTATGCCCTCTTCGAGAAAGGGATCAAGGTCCCCCTGCGTCCTTTCTGTGGCGTGATGGGGGTGGCACCCCCGGAGCATGGCGCCTGGGCCGTGATGCCTCCAGGAAAACATGGTGGGAATTTGGACATCAAACACCTTACAACAGGGAGCAGGCTGGAGCTCCCTGTCTGGGTGGACGGGGCGCTTTTCTCCACTGGGGACCTGCACGCAGCCATGGGAGATGGCGAGGTCTGCGTGAGTGCCATCGAATCCGCCGGGAGAGCCAGGTTCAGGTTCGGCTTGGCGAAGGAAACCGGACTGCGGTGGCCGAGGTACTATTCAAAGGGGGAGCAGCAGTCGAAGAGAGGGTACTATGTGACCACCGGCATCGGCCCTGACCTCATGACGGCCTCCAAGTCTGCCGTCCGAGGAATGATTGACCATCTAATTGGGGCCTATGACATTAGGCGGGAAGAGGCGTATATCCTCTGCAGCGTCGCGGCAGACCTCAAGATACACGAGGTGGTAGACGCCCCCAACTGGGTCGTAGGTGCCTCCATCCCGCTGGACATCTTCCCCTGA
- a CDS encoding serine hydrolase: MEKARVGVGYKSLTGSETAFVRPDARFSTASVFKIFVLVDFFRRCLERNLDPDTRVPLKDADRSPGSGVLQYLGEGAALRLRDYGRLMMIISDNTAADVLFDYLGPDSVADTVSWLGLENTVVKSGCKDILTYEQGTAEVKRKLGLLGLDSRRLDRQEALALLRKNIHRLSGVRPLKELEASLSDEERKAPSNKFCEDDLTSPRDLITTLERVYSERVLGKFTGEFLDIMAMCETGLNRIRRGIPRDAMLAHKTGTVRGVVNDAGIVIRGREAYALVVLVNGIQAGASGGCVRKGEKIIADISAMAWKAEKARS, translated from the coding sequence ATGGAGAAGGCGAGAGTCGGCGTCGGGTACAAGTCGCTGACCGGCAGTGAAACAGCCTTCGTGAGACCCGACGCCAGGTTCTCGACTGCGAGCGTCTTCAAGATCTTCGTCTTGGTCGACTTCTTCCGGCGCTGCTTGGAGCGTAATCTCGACCCTGACACCCGCGTCCCCCTCAAGGACGCTGACAGGTCCCCCGGCTCGGGGGTCCTGCAGTACCTGGGAGAAGGCGCTGCGCTCCGGCTCCGGGACTATGGCAGACTGATGATGATAATCAGTGACAACACGGCAGCGGATGTCCTCTTCGATTATCTGGGCCCAGACAGCGTGGCTGACACGGTCTCGTGGCTCGGGCTCGAGAATACTGTCGTGAAGTCTGGCTGCAAGGACATCCTAACCTACGAACAGGGCACTGCTGAAGTGAAGCGCAAACTCGGGCTTCTTGGGCTGGACTCAAGGAGGCTCGACCGTCAGGAGGCTCTTGCCCTCCTCAGGAAGAACATCCACAGACTCTCTGGGGTCCGCCCCCTAAAGGAGCTCGAAGCGTCCCTCTCCGACGAAGAGAGAAAGGCCCCCTCAAACAAGTTCTGTGAGGACGACCTTACCTCTCCCAGGGACCTGATTACGACTCTGGAGCGGGTCTACAGCGAACGGGTTCTCGGGAAGTTCACTGGGGAGTTCCTCGATATCATGGCCATGTGCGAGACGGGTCTGAACAGAATAAGGCGGGGCATTCCCCGGGACGCGATGCTGGCTCACAAGACCGGGACGGTAAGGGGGGTGGTCAACGATGCCGGCATAGTGATCAGGGGCCGGGAAGCCTACGCCCTAGTGGTCCTGGTGAATGGGATTCAGGCAGGTGCAAGTGGAGGCTGCGTGAGGAAGGGAGAGAAGATCATAGCCGACATCTCCGCAATGGCGTGGAAGGCGGAGAAGGCGCGGAGTTAG
- a CDS encoding SRPBCC family protein encodes MRFEVSLVVRTSRNRAYAAYTDFEAMPKWSKQMRAVTVTRNEGGRVTIGITMASGKRASRDIRLVTPARVESDGETRFTLAKSTVEFEETTGGTRVTALLEVRFKGHWGWILKTRGKMEAEASAMEELEAFAKYAESTL; translated from the coding sequence TTGCGCTTCGAGGTCTCGCTGGTCGTCCGAACATCCCGGAACAGGGCCTATGCCGCATACACCGACTTCGAAGCCATGCCGAAGTGGTCGAAGCAGATGAGAGCGGTGACGGTGACAAGGAATGAGGGAGGGCGGGTCACCATAGGTATCACTATGGCGTCAGGCAAGCGGGCATCCAGGGACATACGACTCGTCACCCCTGCAAGGGTCGAGTCTGATGGGGAGACTAGGTTCACTTTGGCCAAAAGCACAGTGGAATTTGAAGAAACGACCGGGGGGACCAGGGTGACTGCTCTACTGGAGGTCAGATTCAAGGGGCACTGGGGGTGGATTTTGAAGACCAGAGGGAAGATGGAGGCCGAGGCGTCGGCCATGGAAGAGTTGGAGGCGTTTGCCAAGTACGCAGAAAGCACCCTCTAA
- a CDS encoding pyridoxal phosphate-dependent aminotransferase — protein MNPTEDRLFSWVLGLGPKAKYNLSSSGLSEPDLSEMGVDTAYHDYGLEKNDHFRELEFAEEVATLYGVEPENVVPTAGASEAIFLVYSTLGAGRKALVPRPNYPAMFTVPKALGLEVSSSLASSRGGGVIVGLTDPNNPTGRLLDGSYTDWIASKGTVVFVNETYKGFASSGPQATVFGKIPGAVVCSTMTKFFGLGRLRVGWVVADKRSSKRLLYAKWSVSGHDSEYSLWIATQVLKNRQRFADRARKLLSANTRLVRKFLAETEGVSAEIGVTPFCLVRYRNGPGSVTLARELFAKTGVLVSPGDFFGAPKTFRLCFTVDEETLVLGLEELSKFFNRT, from the coding sequence TTGAACCCCACAGAAGACAGACTGTTCAGTTGGGTGCTCGGCCTGGGGCCGAAAGCGAAGTACAATCTTTCTTCAAGCGGCCTGAGCGAGCCCGACCTGTCGGAGATGGGAGTGGACACTGCCTACCACGACTACGGTCTCGAGAAGAACGACCACTTCCGCGAGCTGGAGTTTGCCGAGGAGGTCGCGACCCTCTACGGGGTCGAACCCGAAAACGTCGTGCCCACGGCAGGCGCTTCCGAGGCCATCTTCCTTGTCTATTCCACCCTTGGCGCCGGTCGCAAGGCGCTGGTCCCCCGGCCTAACTATCCCGCCATGTTCACAGTGCCGAAAGCCCTCGGACTGGAGGTGTCAAGCAGCCTCGCGTCCTCTCGCGGGGGCGGGGTGATTGTCGGCCTAACTGATCCCAATAATCCCACGGGACGACTGCTGGACGGAAGCTACACGGACTGGATAGCATCGAAGGGAACAGTTGTCTTCGTCAACGAGACCTACAAAGGATTCGCTTCTTCTGGTCCGCAGGCGACAGTCTTCGGAAAGATCCCTGGCGCGGTCGTTTGCAGCACCATGACGAAGTTCTTCGGCCTGGGAAGGCTCCGGGTCGGGTGGGTAGTAGCTGACAAACGAAGTTCCAAGAGGCTGTTGTACGCGAAATGGTCGGTGAGTGGCCACGACTCCGAGTATTCGCTGTGGATTGCGACCCAGGTCCTCAAGAACAGGCAAAGGTTCGCGGACCGCGCGCGCAAGTTGCTCTCGGCCAACACGAGGCTCGTAAGGAAGTTCCTGGCCGAAACCGAAGGAGTTTCTGCCGAGATCGGGGTGACACCGTTCTGCTTAGTTCGCTACAGGAATGGCCCTGGTTCGGTTACCTTGGCGAGGGAGCTCTTCGCCAAGACAGGGGTCCTCGTCTCGCCCGGTGACTTCTTCGGCGCTCCCAAGACGTTCCGGCTCTGCTTCACAGTCGACGAAGAAACCTTGGTTCTCGGGCTGGAAGAGCTCTCTAAGTTCTTCAACAGGACCTGA